In one window of Pseudomonas sp. IAC-BECa141 DNA:
- a CDS encoding spermidine synthase: MTEERVELLLAEVQDEFGVIRVLEVADYRFLEFGDAIEQSCVFTADPSWLEYDYTRAMLIGALCHEQPESALFLGLGAGTLTQACLKFLPLEDVEAIELRPDVPRLAIEYLGLDDDPRLYIRVGDALELLPTAEPADLIFVDLYTDVGPGAGHLAWNFLGDCQKRLNPGGWLVINQWATDDGKPLGAALLRGLYHRHYWELPVKEGNVILIVPADLDQVLDMQALTARAEALAPRLGYSLQSLINCIRPAT; this comes from the coding sequence ATGACTGAGGAGCGCGTCGAGCTGTTGCTCGCCGAGGTACAGGATGAGTTCGGCGTGATTCGCGTGCTGGAAGTGGCCGACTACCGCTTTCTGGAGTTCGGCGATGCGATCGAGCAAAGCTGCGTGTTTACCGCCGACCCGAGCTGGCTGGAGTACGACTACACCCGGGCGATGCTGATTGGTGCGCTGTGCCATGAACAACCGGAGAGTGCGCTGTTTCTCGGCTTGGGCGCGGGGACGCTGACCCAGGCCTGCCTCAAGTTCCTGCCGCTGGAAGATGTCGAAGCCATCGAATTGCGTCCGGATGTACCGCGCCTGGCCATCGAATACCTTGGCCTTGATGATGATCCACGGCTGTACATCCGCGTCGGTGATGCCCTTGAGCTGCTGCCGACCGCTGAACCTGCAGATCTGATCTTCGTCGACCTGTACACCGATGTCGGCCCTGGCGCAGGGCACCTTGCGTGGAATTTCCTCGGTGACTGTCAGAAACGTCTGAATCCCGGTGGCTGGCTGGTGATCAATCAATGGGCCACCGATGACGGCAAACCCTTGGGCGCGGCGCTGCTGCGCGGGCTCTATCACCGGCATTACTGGGAACTGCCGGTGAAGGAGGGCAACGTGATTCTCATCGTGCCGGCGGATCTCGATCAGGTGCTGGACATGCAGGCACTTACCGCGCGAGCTGAAGCGCTGGCGCCGAGGCTGGGATACTCGTTGCAGT
- a CDS encoding class II 3-deoxy-7-phosphoheptulonate synthase — MSQPWSPDSWRALPIQQQPQYPDAAHLRQVEQTLASYPPLVFAGEARELRRQFAEVTQGRAFLLQGGDCAESFAEFSAAKIRDTFKVLLQMAIVMTFAAGCPVVKVGRMAGQFAKPRSANDETIDGVTLPAYRGDIVNGIGFDSASRVPDPERLLQSYHQSTATLNLLRAFAQGGFADLHQVHKWNLDFIANSALAEKYSHLADRIDETLAFMRACGMDSSPQLRETSFFTAHEALLLNYEEAFVRRDSLTNDYYDCSAHMLWIGDRTRQLDGAHVEFLRGVNNPIGVKVGPSMNPDDLIRLIDVLNPDNDPGRLNLIARMGANKVGDHLPALIRAVQREGKQVLWSSDPMHGNTIKASSGYKTRDFAQILGEVKQFFQVHEAEGSYAGGIHIEMTGQNVTECIGGARPITEDGLSDRYHTHCDPRMNADQSLELAFLIAETLKQVRR; from the coding sequence ATGAGCCAACCCTGGAGCCCTGACAGCTGGCGCGCCCTGCCGATCCAGCAACAACCCCAATACCCCGACGCCGCGCATCTGCGCCAGGTCGAGCAGACGCTGGCCAGCTACCCGCCGCTGGTGTTTGCCGGCGAAGCGCGCGAGCTGCGTCGTCAGTTTGCTGAAGTCACCCAGGGCCGGGCGTTCCTGCTGCAGGGCGGCGACTGCGCGGAAAGCTTCGCCGAGTTTTCCGCCGCGAAGATCCGCGACACCTTTAAAGTGTTGCTGCAAATGGCGATCGTCATGACCTTCGCCGCCGGCTGCCCTGTGGTGAAAGTCGGGCGCATGGCCGGTCAGTTCGCCAAGCCGCGCTCGGCCAACGACGAGACCATCGACGGCGTGACTCTGCCGGCCTACCGGGGCGACATCGTCAACGGCATCGGTTTCGACTCCGCCAGCCGCGTACCGGATCCGGAGCGTCTGCTGCAGTCGTATCACCAGTCCACCGCCACTCTCAACCTGCTGCGCGCCTTCGCCCAGGGCGGTTTTGCCGACCTGCATCAGGTGCACAAGTGGAATCTGGACTTCATCGCCAACTCGGCGCTGGCCGAAAAGTACAGCCATCTGGCCGACCGCATCGATGAAACCCTGGCGTTCATGCGCGCCTGCGGCATGGACAGCTCGCCGCAACTGCGCGAAACCAGTTTCTTCACCGCCCACGAAGCCCTGCTGCTGAACTACGAAGAAGCCTTCGTGCGCCGCGACAGCCTGACCAACGATTACTACGATTGCTCGGCGCATATGCTGTGGATCGGCGACCGCACCCGTCAGCTCGACGGTGCCCACGTCGAATTCCTGCGCGGGGTGAACAACCCGATCGGTGTCAAAGTCGGCCCGAGCATGAACCCTGACGATCTGATCCGCCTGATCGACGTGCTCAACCCGGACAACGATCCGGGTCGCCTCAATCTGATCGCGCGGATGGGCGCGAACAAGGTCGGCGATCACCTGCCGGCGCTGATTCGCGCGGTACAGCGTGAAGGCAAGCAGGTGCTGTGGAGCTCCGACCCGATGCACGGCAACACCATCAAGGCCAGCAGCGGCTACAAGACCCGCGACTTCGCGCAGATTCTTGGTGAGGTGAAACAGTTCTTCCAGGTTCACGAAGCGGAGGGCAGCTACGCCGGCGGTATCCACATCGAGATGACCGGGCAAAACGTCACCGAATGCATCGGTGGCGCGCGGCCGATCACTGAAGATGGCTTGTCGGATCGCTATCACACCCATTGCGACCCGCGAATGAATGCCGACCAGTCGCTGGAGCTGGCGTTTCTGATTGCCGAGACGCTGAAACAGGTCCGTCGCTGA